The following coding sequences are from one Humulus lupulus chromosome X, drHumLupu1.1, whole genome shotgun sequence window:
- the LOC133803551 gene encoding uncharacterized protein LOC133803551: MANSPQESSSAESWRWFKSFQYDKQQDKPADARNVLLVVAALITAVTFQAGVNPPGGVWQDSDDGHTAGRSIYATQQIPFYVFLISNTLALSSAILVIICLTYRFPFHFEVWLATISMIVTYGSAVFAVTPNESVSFRWIMFAAAVPVLIRFLWETLNIWGPKVLHLFRLMAKFFLSILEKLRKNHL; encoded by the exons ATGGCGAACTCACCACAAGAAAGTAGCAGTGCAGAGTCGTGGAGATGGTTCAAGAGCTTCCAATACGACAAACAGCAAGACAAACCAGCCGACGCCCGGAATGTTCTTCTGGTGGTGGCCGCTCTCATCACCGCCGTGACCTTCCAAGCAGGTGTCAACCCTCCCGGCGGCGTTTGGCAAGATAGCGATGACGGTCACACAGCTGGAAGATCCATCTACGCCACACAACAGATTCCTTTCTATGTTTTTCTCATATCAAACACTTTGGCTCTCTCCTCCGCCATTTTGGTCATCATATGCCTCACTTACAG GTTCCCTTTTCACTTCGAGGTGTGGCTAGCCACAATCTCCATGATCGTCACCTATGGGTCGGCGGTATTTGCGGTGACGCCTAATGAGTCTGTGAGTTTTCGTTGGATTATGTTTGCTGCTGCTGTGCCTGTTCTGATAAGGTTCTTGTGGGAGACCCTTAACATATGGGGACCTAAAGTTCTCCACTTGTTTCGGTTGATGGCCAAATTTTTCTTGTCCATTTtagaaaaattaagaaaaaatcatCTCTGA